GAACGCTGTGCACGGATTTTGTCGTCGAGCAGGTTCATTGTATGGGCCTTTCAGAAGAAGAGCTGAAAAACCTTACACCGGGCTCCTCTGCTTCTTCTATCGAGGGGCGCGTTCAGGTGCGGTACCGTTCCACGCCCGTGCGCTGCCGCGTTTCGTTCCTTGAAGAAAGCTCTGAGATTTCTTTTAACGGCCTGCCCGTCGGCATGCGCCTGCACGTCGAGCTTCTTGAGCCGGTCAGTTCCGTCACGCCCGGCCAGAGCGCCGTTTTTTTCCCGCCGCTTGAAACGACGCCCTCGGACTGGGTCATGATGGGCGGCATCATCGCATTGCACTGATGCCATGCGTTTTTCTGCACGCCCTTCATCGCCGGATGCCGATCATAGATACGATGTTCTCGCTTCATAAAAAAAGGCTGCCCCGCATCCTGCTTCTGCTCAGCATGATCGCCCTGCCGCTTCTTACGCTCACGCAGGCCGAAAACCGTCATCTCATACCCGAAGAGAACCGGCAGGAACTGTCGGATTTCTATCGCTATCTGCGCACCCGCTACGGTAAAGCTCCTGAAGAGCGACGCAGTGAAACGCCGCAGCCTTCTGTCCCTTCTATAGAAAAGCCGCGCGCCGGGATAACGGAACAAAAACAGGAAGCGGAGCCCCGAGCAAAAGAACCGACTCCTGAGACGTCCCCTTCTGATCTGAAACGCAGGTCGGCAGAGAAGCCCGCAGAAAAGAGGCCCGATGAACTGAAACAGAACTACTCTGACAGGAAACCCGCTGAACGGAAGCAGGTTCTGAAAAAGAACACTTCCGAAAAGCCCCGCGAAGACAGGACTTCGCAAGAAAAGCCTGAAGACGAGATCGAACTCGTCGCCATGAGCGATACGGTCGAACTGCCCGAGCCGCGAAACAACCGCAGCTTCGCGAAGGCGGCGCCGTCCTTTTACAGAGGCCTGTATATCAACAACGCCCTTGTGCGCGGCAAAGGATTTGCAAACTTCCTGAAGACGGCGGATAACCACGGCATCAACGTGCTCGTCATCGACATCCAGCCTCATATGCCGCCGGCCGAGGCTCTCAAGCTTGCCGAAGATATGGGATTCTATCTTGTTGCGCGTGTCGTCGTCTTCGACGCAGGACTGAAAACATACCCGGCTCCGAAAGGGCACATTGAACGTATCGTTAACAGGGCCGAAGAAGGGGCAAAGGCCGGATTCGCCGAGATACAGCTCGACTATATTCGTTTCGCCGACAATCTGCGCGTTAAAGGCCTGACCGTGCAGAAGCGATACGATTATATCTCCTCGGTGCTCTCGCAATTCGAGAGGCGTCTGCGCCCGTATAAAGTGCGAATCGGCGCCGACATCTTCGGTCGCATCGCCTTTAATCGTGACGATATCATCGGCCAGAAGCTTGAACTTTTCGATCGACACATGGATGTGATTTATCCGATGCTGTATCCGTCGCATTTCTACGGCGACCCGATACGACGCAGGAAGCCCTATCATACGATCTTCGACGGCACGCTCGGCTCAAGAAAGCGCGTGCGGAACGCCCGCATCGTTCCTTATATCCAGGCCTTTGGAATGCGCGTGGGTGAGTCGGGCCTGTCGGTGGAAAACTATATCAGAGCACAGCTTGATGCGGCTCAGGATTCGGGAGGAGCGGGCTATGTTGCATGGAATGCGCGCAACGATTACAGCGTATTCTTTCGCGCCATCCGTTCGGGCCGCTTTATGCCCGCAGTAAAAACGAAACGATGAAAACAGATTCCTATATTCGAGGCGTGCTGCCCGATATCGCCTATCGCTACGTTATTGCGACGGCCTTCTCGTCGGTTCAGGAGATCTGGACCAGACATGAGATGGACGTAGGGCCGGCTCTTTTGATCGGTGAGGCGGCCGTCGCCTCCTTTCTGCTTGCGGCGCGCGGCACAAAAGAGGACGACCAGACGGTCGGGCTGCACTTTGAATGTGAGGGCCCCGTCCGTCGCCTGATGAGCTTCGGACGTTTTGACGGCGGGATGCGCGGTTATACACCGGAGGCAAGGTCGGACTGGCCCGGCTCATTAATGGACGGAAAGGGATCGGGGACGCTAAACGTCAGCCTGTTTCGCCAGCAATCCCGCAAGGTCTATGCCTCGAGCGTGGAATTCCGCAATCAGAGCATCGCCCGCAACGTAGAGGAGTTTCTCGGTAAGTCCGAGCAGGTTCAGGTCTTTGTGGAGCTCGGACCCTTTGCCGACGACGGCACCCGAACCTCATTCTTCCCGGGTCCGATCAGCCTGCAGCATGCAGGCATCTACGGATCGCTTTTCGAGGCCATGCCCGGAGCAACGGCCGACGACACCGACAGGCTTCTTGATTTCTTGAAAGAGCATTCCGTTCTCGACCTTCTACGCCGACAGGGGATTCTTCCCGAGCTTCCTGGAACGCTGGCAGAAGGGCGGTTATTTCATTACTGTGACTGTTCAAAAGAGAAGGTGGAAAGGCTGATCATCGGTATGGGTCGGGAAGAAGCCGATGCGCTCATCGCCGAACGGGGCAAAATCGAGATCACCTGCGAATTCTGCTGTGAAAAATATCTGTTCGGAGACTCCGATCTGGAAAGGATTTTTGTTGAAGAATCCGTCTAAACACCTATCGGTGTAAAAGGATGTCATCTCCCTACTTCCAGAAATCGAGGTATATTCTCATCGACACGGTCGATGACCTTGACCCGCGCCGTATCAGCATCCGCGACCTGAACAAGAAATACATGGATCGCGAGGGAAACCGCTATGCCCTTCGCTTTGACCTGAACAGCAGGCAGATCCATGTCGTGCGTCTGGCCGGATCAAAAGACGAGGCCGTGCGCATCCGTGCTGAAATCCTGCGACAGCGAAGAGCCGAAAAGGGCGATGAGCTCGAGTTCACGCTCGAACCCGACGAGCATGACGATCCGTTTAAGAGCGAGCTGCCCGAGCCTCTGCTCTCACGCGCTCCTGATTCTTACACGGCTTCTCAGCCTTCTTCTAGCGCTCCTGAAAAACCTATGGATCAACCTCATGACCGTGGTGCCCGTCGGGATTCATCCGGAGAGTTTCGCCCCTCACGACAGGACGCATCCGGTGACCTGCCCGATCCGTCACAGCTTTTCAGCGAAGAGGATTCGGGCTTTATCGACGATTTCACGGCTCCGGGCACTCCGCTCATCAGCGAGATCGACCTTTTTCCCGAACTCGAGCGCGAGATCTCACGCATCATCGACAGCCAGAAGGCCATCATTAAAGTCATGAGCCGGTCAAGAGTACTCGATCATATCGGCGGATCAGAAGACTTCTTTGCGACCGCTAAAAAAGTAGATGAATCCTGCATACAGGCAGCCGTTGAGGCGGCCCGCCTCTATCAGGAGTTATCGGGATTTCCAAAATCCCCGCTGCATTACCTGAGTTCTTTTCCTGCTATCGAGAAGAAGCGCATCGAAGCCCTTCCCGATGAGCGCCAGCAGATCGAGCAGATCAAGCATTACGAGCTTCACCGCACGTATTCAGAGCTTCTACGGAACATTCTCGATCTGACGATTCAGCTGCGTCGCAGCCTCGAAGGCCTGCCCGAATCGGAGCGCGGCAAGCAGTATTTCATCGACCTCATCCCATCGTTTGCCGAGATCA
This region of Leptonema illini DSM 21528 genomic DNA includes:
- a CDS encoding putative glycoside hydrolase, whose product is MPIIDTMFSLHKKRLPRILLLLSMIALPLLTLTQAENRHLIPEENRQELSDFYRYLRTRYGKAPEERRSETPQPSVPSIEKPRAGITEQKQEAEPRAKEPTPETSPSDLKRRSAEKPAEKRPDELKQNYSDRKPAERKQVLKKNTSEKPREDRTSQEKPEDEIELVAMSDTVELPEPRNNRSFAKAAPSFYRGLYINNALVRGKGFANFLKTADNHGINVLVIDIQPHMPPAEALKLAEDMGFYLVARVVVFDAGLKTYPAPKGHIERIVNRAEEGAKAGFAEIQLDYIRFADNLRVKGLTVQKRYDYISSVLSQFERRLRPYKVRIGADIFGRIAFNRDDIIGQKLELFDRHMDVIYPMLYPSHFYGDPIRRRKPYHTIFDGTLGSRKRVRNARIVPYIQAFGMRVGESGLSVENYIRAQLDAAQDSGGAGYVAWNARNDYSVFFRAIRSGRFMPAVKTKR
- a CDS encoding Hsp33 family molecular chaperone HslO codes for the protein MKTDSYIRGVLPDIAYRYVIATAFSSVQEIWTRHEMDVGPALLIGEAAVASFLLAARGTKEDDQTVGLHFECEGPVRRLMSFGRFDGGMRGYTPEARSDWPGSLMDGKGSGTLNVSLFRQQSRKVYASSVEFRNQSIARNVEEFLGKSEQVQVFVELGPFADDGTRTSFFPGPISLQHAGIYGSLFEAMPGATADDTDRLLDFLKEHSVLDLLRRQGILPELPGTLAEGRLFHYCDCSKEKVERLIIGMGREEADALIAERGKIEITCEFCCEKYLFGDSDLERIFVEESV